Proteins from one Deinococcus sp. AB2017081 genomic window:
- a CDS encoding VWA domain-containing protein: MTLAQPGWLLLALLLGVLVYFHRQRRAARAAEVGNLHLWRRLALESSSRARPRVRVTAALLLQGAALLLVALALARPGSPTPARSGEVVVVIDAGRAMQATDVGPDRFRAATRAAARDLGGQSTVLLVADVPRPLAVQRADVAGIRAALDAAQASDGQPDWTAAARQLRAVTGSNSVPVIVYTSPGERGRAVQALAGLNPDVRTVGTRAANAAILALTVLPGTAGAPWTVSGRVRQSGPPGTRRVTVALDDVSLAVRTLDLAQDGDSTFSVRFTPGTGGVLTARLDAADVLAADDMAQVVLRPTPTPLRVTLVGPATASDDPLRRVLAAQPGAVVTSARTLPAAGTADLLVVTGSAPANLPDDVAPVSVWLPTAGTSTSPDAVLGWAAGDPLGSGVAWSDLGRVSRVTVPAWTGASALLTGTAGPLIEVRRTPGHTAVRIALSAASGGWTDSPAFPVLFARLAALARPEAGVQVVPPCGVGLPCALPAGADLQFPDGTVRRGVGESFVPWKAGLYRVGGQPLAVTRLAGDDADLRATDTTSASPAPTAGPDWRSWLGAAWRGLLLLALLAVLAELAVLLRGEPALRRRRWAGLTPPQRRMLVLHAASAVLLLLAVLDVKLPGPATPPRPVAVTPADSPDLAAALEVAAARMPAGTPAQLRVPGDPWTASARVPEVVARLRQQGVAVQIAPAAAPPPLTITAFDTPGAAQPGQAFAAQLVLTAREAGTVRLRLRRGQTPLLDGPVAVQAGLNRLALPLREAVPGLAGYTLNATMDGQPPVQAVSATRIGEPRPVLIIGAAGAARDALARALAVQGLASRAVTPDRLSAADVQASARTVLLDTPAGALPPPLRAALTGRVEAGGHVLIAGAAQAFGPGGYVGTSLEGLSPLSGRVPRDLPRLALALVLDKSGSMNETVGGGVTKLDLIKSAALNSALLLSPQSEVTVIAFDSSPKIAVPLTRATDTAVIRAQISRIEAEGGTVVKRALDAALKELQKSGASRKHLILLTDGVDGGIFSPDEYRRQIRRMRATGITLSTVSVGSGMHVPLMRSMAGWGEGRFAQAQDWRDVPSLMARDTLNLGESAVRTGAFAAQWPAGPSFTAGQYTRTTLKPGATPLGVVGSGPDADPLAATWRVGLGSVTALALHPTAAGSGVGAWRDFPARLAPLIRGTPLPGVEAARVTVTRDGADLVVTAPTSRVTLDTPVGAWPVALQGSAGRTYTARLYAPPPGGYSAPDAAAGLPTVTRDVASLGLTGPPSGGRGAPGWALRSAWPVLAILAVLAFLTGLALRYLPALGESTATRA; the protein is encoded by the coding sequence GTGACCCTCGCCCAGCCGGGATGGCTGCTGCTGGCGCTGCTGCTGGGCGTGCTGGTGTACTTCCACCGTCAGCGCCGCGCCGCCCGCGCCGCCGAGGTCGGGAACCTGCACCTGTGGCGGCGGCTGGCGCTGGAGTCGTCGTCCCGTGCCCGCCCCCGTGTCCGCGTGACCGCCGCGCTGCTGCTCCAGGGAGCGGCCCTGCTGCTCGTGGCGCTGGCGCTGGCCCGGCCCGGTTCACCCACACCGGCCCGCAGCGGTGAGGTCGTTGTCGTGATCGACGCCGGGCGCGCCATGCAGGCCACCGACGTCGGCCCTGACCGCTTCCGCGCCGCGACCCGCGCCGCCGCCCGTGACCTGGGGGGGCAGAGCACGGTGCTCCTCGTGGCGGACGTGCCCCGCCCACTGGCGGTGCAGCGGGCCGACGTGGCGGGCATCCGTGCCGCCCTCGACGCGGCGCAGGCCAGCGACGGCCAGCCGGACTGGACGGCGGCTGCGCGGCAGCTCCGGGCCGTGACCGGGTCGAACAGCGTGCCCGTCATCGTCTACACCTCGCCCGGCGAGCGGGGCCGCGCCGTGCAGGCCCTGGCCGGTCTGAATCCCGATGTCCGCACCGTCGGTACCCGTGCGGCGAACGCGGCGATCTTGGCCCTGACCGTCTTGCCCGGCACGGCGGGGGCACCGTGGACGGTCTCCGGCCGTGTGCGCCAGTCCGGGCCACCCGGAACGCGCCGCGTCACCGTGGCGCTGGACGACGTGTCCCTTGCGGTGCGGACACTGGATCTCGCCCAGGACGGCGACTCGACCTTCAGCGTGCGCTTCACTCCCGGCACCGGCGGGGTGCTCACGGCCCGTCTGGACGCCGCCGATGTCCTCGCCGCCGACGACATGGCGCAGGTCGTCCTGCGCCCCACGCCCACCCCCCTGCGCGTCACACTGGTCGGCCCGGCCACCGCGTCCGATGATCCCCTGCGCCGCGTGCTGGCGGCCCAGCCCGGCGCGGTGGTCACGTCGGCGCGGACGCTCCCGGCCGCCGGCACCGCTGACCTGCTCGTCGTGACCGGATCGGCCCCGGCGAATCTGCCCGACGACGTGGCCCCAGTCAGCGTGTGGCTGCCGACAGCGGGCACGTCCACCTCGCCGGACGCCGTACTCGGGTGGGCGGCGGGTGATCCCCTGGGCAGCGGCGTGGCGTGGAGTGACCTGGGCCGCGTGTCCCGCGTGACCGTGCCGGCATGGACGGGCGCGTCCGCGCTGCTGACCGGCACGGCTGGCCCCCTGATCGAGGTGCGGCGCACACCGGGTCACACCGCCGTGCGGATCGCGCTGTCTGCGGCGTCCGGCGGCTGGACGGACTCGCCTGCGTTCCCGGTGCTGTTCGCCCGCCTCGCGGCCCTGGCGCGGCCGGAGGCCGGGGTTCAGGTCGTGCCGCCCTGCGGGGTAGGCCTGCCGTGTGCCCTGCCGGCGGGCGCTGATCTCCAGTTCCCGGACGGGACGGTGCGGCGCGGGGTGGGGGAGAGCTTCGTTCCGTGGAAGGCGGGCCTCTACCGCGTCGGCGGTCAGCCCCTCGCCGTGACTCGGCTGGCGGGTGACGACGCCGACCTGCGGGCGACCGACACCACCTCTGCCTCGCCCGCGCCGACCGCTGGCCCCGACTGGAGATCGTGGCTCGGGGCGGCGTGGCGCGGCCTGCTGCTGCTGGCGCTGCTGGCGGTGCTGGCGGAACTCGCCGTGCTGCTGCGCGGCGAACCGGCCCTGCGCCGCCGCCGCTGGGCCGGACTGACCCCGCCGCAGCGCCGCATGCTGGTGCTGCACGCTGCCAGCGCCGTCCTGCTGCTGCTGGCCGTGCTGGACGTGAAGCTGCCCGGCCCGGCCACGCCGCCGCGCCCGGTCGCCGTGACCCCGGCCGACAGCCCTGATCTGGCCGCCGCACTGGAGGTCGCTGCCGCACGGATGCCTGCGGGCACGCCCGCACAGCTGCGCGTGCCCGGTGACCCGTGGACGGCCTCGGCCCGCGTGCCGGAGGTGGTGGCGCGGCTGCGGCAGCAGGGGGTGGCGGTACAGATCGCGCCCGCTGCCGCGCCGCCGCCCCTGACCATCACCGCCTTCGACACGCCCGGCGCCGCCCAGCCCGGACAGGCGTTCGCGGCCCAGCTCGTCCTGACGGCCCGCGAGGCCGGCACCGTGCGCCTGCGGCTTCGGCGGGGCCAGACGCCACTGCTCGACGGGCCGGTGGCCGTGCAGGCCGGGCTGAACCGACTGGCCCTGCCGCTGCGCGAGGCTGTCCCAGGACTGGCGGGCTACACCCTGAACGCGACCATGGACGGGCAGCCGCCCGTGCAGGCGGTCAGCGCCACCCGCATCGGAGAGCCGCGTCCCGTGCTGATCATCGGGGCCGCCGGGGCCGCGCGGGACGCCCTGGCGCGTGCCCTGGCGGTGCAGGGGCTGGCCTCGCGGGCGGTCACGCCGGACCGGCTGAGCGCTGCCGACGTGCAGGCGTCGGCCCGGACCGTGCTGCTCGACACGCCCGCTGGCGCCCTCCCTCCACCGCTGCGGGCCGCACTGACCGGGCGCGTGGAGGCCGGGGGGCACGTGCTGATCGCCGGAGCGGCGCAGGCCTTCGGGCCGGGCGGGTATGTCGGCACCAGCCTGGAGGGGCTGTCGCCGCTGTCGGGCCGCGTGCCGCGCGACCTGCCCCGGCTGGCACTGGCCCTGGTGCTCGACAAGTCCGGCTCCATGAACGAGACCGTGGGCGGCGGCGTCACCAAGCTCGACCTGATCAAATCCGCCGCGCTGAACTCGGCGCTGCTGCTGTCCCCACAGAGCGAGGTTACCGTGATCGCCTTCGATTCCTCACCGAAGATCGCCGTGCCGCTGACCCGCGCCACCGACACGGCCGTGATCCGCGCCCAGATCAGCCGGATCGAGGCCGAGGGCGGCACGGTTGTGAAACGTGCTCTGGACGCGGCCCTGAAGGAGCTCCAGAAGTCCGGGGCGTCCCGCAAGCACCTGATCCTGCTCACCGACGGCGTGGACGGCGGCATCTTCAGCCCGGACGAGTACCGCCGGCAGATCCGCCGGATGCGGGCCACCGGCATCACCCTGAGCACCGTCAGCGTGGGCAGCGGCATGCATGTCCCCCTGATGCGCAGCATGGCCGGGTGGGGCGAGGGCCGGTTTGCCCAGGCGCAGGACTGGCGTGACGTGCCCAGCCTGATGGCGCGCGACACCCTGAACCTGGGCGAGAGCGCGGTGAGGACCGGCGCATTCGCGGCGCAGTGGCCCGCCGGCCCGTCCTTCACCGCCGGTCAGTACACCCGCACCACCCTGAAACCGGGCGCGACCCCGCTGGGCGTGGTCGGCAGTGGCCCGGACGCCGATCCGCTGGCTGCCACGTGGCGGGTCGGTCTGGGGAGCGTCACGGCACTCGCACTCCACCCCACCGCCGCCGGGAGTGGGGTGGGGGCATGGCGTGACTTTCCGGCGCGGCTGGCTCCCCTGATCCGCGGCACGCCGCTGCCGGGTGTGGAGGCTGCCCGGGTGACCGTGACCCGGGACGGAGCGGATCTGGTCGTGACCGCACCCACGTCCCGGGTGACGCTCGACACACCGGTCGGGGCGTGGCCGGTGGCCCTCCAGGGGTCTGCGGGGCGCACGTACACTGCCCGCCTGTACGCGCCCCCGCCCGGTGGATACAGTGCGCCGGACGCGGCGGCGGGGCTGCCCACCGTGACCCGCGACGTGGCGTCCCTGGGGCTGACGGGCCCGCCGTCCGGGGGGCGGGGGGCTCCGGGCTGGGCGCTCCGCTCCGCGTGGCCGGTGCTGGCGATCCTGGCCGTGCTGGCGTTCCTGACCGGTCTGGCGCTGCGGTACCTGCCGGCCCTCGGGGAATCCACCGCTACGCGGGCCTGA
- a CDS encoding (2Fe-2S)-binding protein yields MNVTLQVNGKSYTRDVEPRTLLVHFLREELALTGTHVGCDTSQCGACTVHVNGDAVKSCTVLAVQADGMEVTTIEGLGTVGDLHPLQTGFWEEHGLQCGFCTPGMIMASAELLRHNPDPSEDVIRHHLEGNYCRCTGYHNIVRAVQHAASAMQAGAKAPGQAADD; encoded by the coding sequence ATGAACGTCACGCTCCAGGTGAACGGCAAGTCCTACACACGCGACGTGGAGCCCAGAACGCTCCTCGTCCACTTTCTCCGCGAGGAGCTCGCCCTGACCGGCACCCACGTCGGCTGTGACACCAGCCAGTGCGGGGCCTGCACGGTGCATGTCAACGGCGACGCGGTCAAGAGCTGCACCGTGCTGGCCGTCCAGGCCGACGGCATGGAGGTCACGACCATCGAGGGTCTGGGCACGGTCGGTGACCTGCACCCCCTCCAGACCGGCTTCTGGGAGGAGCACGGCCTGCAGTGCGGCTTCTGTACGCCCGGCATGATCATGGCCTCGGCCGAGCTGCTCAGGCACAACCCCGATCCCAGTGAGGACGTGATCCGTCATCACCTGGAAGGCAACTACTGCCGCTGCACCGGGTACCACAACATCGTCAGGGCTGTCCAGCACGCGGCCAGCGCCATGCAGGCCGGCGCCAAAGCGCCCGGTCAGGCCGCCGACGACTGA
- a CDS encoding xanthine dehydrogenase family protein molybdopterin-binding subunit, whose amino-acid sequence MTDSRSEKYFGQALKRKEDPRFITGTGNYTDDVVIPGTLHAAMVRSPYPHAKLGAINTESVKDMPGVVRVLTGQDVKDAGLGSIPVGWLLPELKTPAHPAIALDEANHVGDIVAVVIAETRAQAEDAAAALEVDYEALPAVSSASAALKDGAALVHDDVPGNVAFHWEIGDEAATNEAFGAAPRKVSVKLKNHRLVANPIEPRSSLAQFTPASGEYLLYTTSQNPHIHRLILAAFVMSIPEHKLRVISPDVGGGFGTKIFQYQEEVIVLLATRLLGRPVKWTARRSEAFVSDAQGRDHETVAQLAVSDDGKILGFRVNTLANLGAYQTLFAPAVPTYLYGTLLNGVYKIPAIHAKVTGVMTNTVPVDAYRGAGRPEATYLIERIVDMAAHELNMDPAEFRRKNFIQEDEFPYQTPVALVYDSGNYEPALDKAMGMMNYPALREEQARMKGSNKILGVGLISFLEACGLAPSALVGQLGAQAGQWESSLVRVHPTGKVELFTGSHSHGQGHETAFPQIAADELQIPIEDIDLIHGDTGRMPYGWGTYGSRSAAVGGSALKMALGKITTKMKKIAAHLLEASVDDVEHEGGVFRIKGAPEKSKTFFDIALMAHLAHNYPEDLEPGLEATAFYDPKNFVYPFGTHIAVVEIDTDTGHVKLRNYGCVDDCGPLINPLIAEGQVHGGIAQGMGQALLEDAAYDDEGNFLAGTYMEYAMPRADDVPSFQIGHTVTPSPHNPLGVKGIGEAGTIASTAAVASAVMDALWHECGIAHLDMPYTAEKVWKAIRDARGAQPQAADD is encoded by the coding sequence ATGACGGACTCCAGAAGCGAGAAGTACTTCGGGCAGGCCCTGAAGCGCAAGGAAGATCCGCGCTTCATCACCGGCACCGGCAACTACACCGACGATGTCGTCATTCCCGGCACGCTGCACGCCGCGATGGTGCGCAGTCCCTACCCCCACGCGAAGCTCGGCGCGATCAACACGGAGTCCGTGAAGGACATGCCCGGCGTGGTGCGGGTTCTCACCGGCCAGGACGTCAAGGACGCCGGGCTGGGGAGCATTCCGGTCGGCTGGCTGCTGCCGGAACTCAAGACGCCGGCCCACCCCGCCATCGCGCTGGACGAGGCCAACCACGTGGGTGACATCGTCGCGGTCGTGATCGCGGAGACCCGTGCCCAGGCCGAGGACGCCGCCGCGGCGCTGGAAGTGGACTACGAAGCGCTCCCGGCCGTGTCAAGCGCCTCCGCGGCCCTCAAGGACGGTGCGGCCCTGGTGCACGACGACGTGCCCGGCAACGTCGCCTTCCACTGGGAGATCGGGGACGAGGCCGCCACCAACGAGGCCTTCGGCGCCGCGCCGCGTAAGGTCAGTGTCAAGCTCAAGAACCACCGGCTGGTCGCCAACCCCATCGAGCCGCGCAGCAGCCTGGCCCAGTTCACCCCCGCCAGCGGTGAATATCTGCTGTACACGACCTCGCAGAATCCGCACATCCACCGCCTGATCCTCGCGGCCTTCGTGATGAGCATCCCCGAGCACAAGCTGCGCGTGATCTCGCCGGACGTGGGCGGGGGCTTCGGCACCAAGATCTTCCAGTACCAGGAAGAGGTCATCGTGCTGCTCGCCACGCGCCTGCTGGGCCGCCCCGTGAAGTGGACGGCGCGCCGCAGCGAGGCCTTCGTCAGCGACGCGCAGGGCCGCGACCACGAGACCGTCGCGCAGCTCGCCGTCAGTGACGACGGCAAGATCCTGGGCTTCCGCGTGAACACCCTGGCGAACCTGGGCGCGTACCAGACGCTGTTCGCCCCGGCCGTGCCCACGTACCTGTACGGCACCCTGCTGAACGGGGTGTACAAGATCCCCGCCATCCACGCCAAGGTCACGGGCGTCATGACCAACACCGTGCCCGTCGACGCGTACCGCGGGGCCGGCCGCCCCGAGGCCACGTACCTGATCGAGCGCATCGTGGACATGGCCGCCCACGAACTGAACATGGATCCGGCCGAATTCCGCCGCAAGAACTTCATCCAGGAAGACGAATTCCCGTACCAGACCCCGGTCGCGCTGGTGTACGACTCCGGCAACTACGAGCCGGCGCTGGACAAGGCCATGGGCATGATGAACTACCCCGCCCTGCGCGAGGAACAGGCCCGGATGAAGGGGTCGAACAAGATCCTGGGCGTGGGCCTGATCTCCTTCCTGGAGGCCTGCGGTCTGGCCCCCTCGGCCCTCGTGGGGCAGCTCGGGGCCCAGGCCGGGCAGTGGGAATCGAGCCTGGTGCGTGTGCACCCCACCGGCAAGGTCGAGCTCTTCACCGGCAGCCACAGCCACGGCCAGGGCCACGAGACGGCGTTCCCGCAGATCGCCGCCGACGAACTCCAGATTCCCATCGAGGACATCGACCTGATCCACGGCGACACCGGCCGCATGCCCTACGGCTGGGGTACCTACGGCAGCCGCTCGGCCGCAGTGGGCGGCTCGGCCCTGAAGATGGCCCTGGGCAAGATCACCACCAAGATGAAGAAGATCGCCGCGCACCTGCTGGAAGCCAGCGTGGACGACGTCGAGCACGAGGGCGGTGTGTTCCGCATCAAGGGCGCGCCCGAGAAGAGCAAGACCTTCTTCGACATCGCCCTGATGGCCCACCTCGCCCACAACTATCCCGAGGATCTGGAGCCGGGCCTGGAAGCCACCGCGTTCTACGACCCCAAGAACTTCGTGTATCCCTTCGGCACGCACATCGCTGTGGTCGAGATCGACACCGATACCGGCCACGTGAAGCTGCGCAACTACGGCTGCGTGGACGACTGCGGGCCCCTGATCAATCCCCTGATTGCCGAGGGACAGGTGCACGGTGGGATCGCCCAGGGCATGGGGCAGGCGCTGCTGGAAGATGCCGCCTACGACGACGAGGGCAACTTCCTGGCCGGCACGTACATGGAATACGCCATGCCCCGCGCCGACGACGTGCCAAGCTTCCAGATCGGGCACACCGTCACCCCCAGCCCGCACAACCCCCTGGGAGTGAAGGGGATCGGCGAGGCCGGCACCATTGCCAGCACCGCTGCCGTCGCCAGCGCCGTCATGGACGCCCTGTGGCATGAGTGCGGGATCGCCCATCTGGACATGCCCTACACCGCCGAGAAGGTCTGGAAGGCCATCCGTGACGCGCGGGGCGCCCAGCCGCAGGCTGCCGACGACTGA
- a CDS encoding FAD binding domain-containing protein → MYPANFDYQKAESVDQALQALAANPDLKIIAGGHSLLPAMKLRLAQPPALLDVWGIQEMKGITRDGDMFVVGAMTTHADILRSELPLFPEVAGWVGDPMVRNRGTIGGSLAHADPSADYPAAALALGVEFVIRGLGGERTVHADDMFQGMFESAVQPGELLTHIRIPATIQASAYEKFRHPASHYAVVGVAVARHADGEVRAAYTGAAERAHRLTKLEEAVRNGNTAPTGLVEASDLLGDRFASADYRAHLVDVLSARAVGRLG, encoded by the coding sequence ATGTACCCAGCCAATTTCGACTACCAGAAAGCCGAGAGCGTCGATCAGGCGTTGCAGGCCCTTGCCGCCAATCCCGACCTGAAGATCATCGCCGGGGGGCACTCGCTGCTGCCCGCCATGAAACTGCGTCTGGCCCAGCCACCCGCGCTGCTCGACGTGTGGGGCATCCAGGAAATGAAGGGGATCACGCGCGACGGTGACATGTTCGTCGTCGGGGCCATGACCACCCACGCCGACATCCTGCGCAGCGAACTGCCCCTGTTCCCCGAGGTCGCCGGGTGGGTCGGTGACCCCATGGTGCGCAACCGGGGCACCATCGGCGGATCGCTGGCGCATGCCGACCCCAGCGCCGACTACCCCGCCGCTGCCCTGGCCCTGGGCGTGGAGTTCGTCATCCGTGGTCTGGGCGGTGAACGTACCGTCCACGCCGACGACATGTTCCAGGGCATGTTCGAGAGCGCCGTGCAGCCGGGTGAACTCCTGACCCACATCCGTATTCCGGCGACGATCCAGGCCTCGGCCTACGAGAAGTTCCGCCACCCGGCCAGCCATTACGCCGTCGTCGGTGTCGCGGTTGCGCGGCATGCCGACGGGGAAGTCCGCGCGGCGTACACCGGGGCCGCCGAGCGCGCCCACCGCCTGACGAAGCTGGAAGAGGCCGTCCGCAACGGCAACACCGCGCCGACCGGACTGGTTGAGGCCAGCGACCTGCTGGGTGACCGCTTCGCCAGCGCCGACTACCGCGCCCATCTGGTCGATGTGCTCTCGGCGCGGGCGGTGGGGCGCCTGGGCTGA
- a CDS encoding DUF1345 domain-containing protein, translating to MTRSATRPHALLRLLVGVAAGLAAGLLTPREWFLDARLVIGWITFCITLMAQLWPMMMRAGPARTRELARREDDSRAVAGSVTLTAAVVSLVGVGFLLSDAHRTTGTAEILLTGLAVATVAASWLLVQTEYTLHYARRYYRDGRGVRFAHGAGELDEPTYWDFAYLAVTIGMTYQVSDTDLNTRNMRRLLLGHALLSFIFGTVIIAATINGIAGLIQ from the coding sequence ATGACCCGGTCAGCCACCAGACCCCACGCCCTGCTCCGGCTGCTCGTGGGGGTCGCGGCCGGCCTTGCTGCCGGGCTGCTCACTCCCCGCGAGTGGTTTCTGGATGCCCGCCTGGTGATCGGCTGGATCACGTTCTGCATCACCCTGATGGCCCAGCTGTGGCCCATGATGATGCGGGCGGGCCCGGCCCGCACACGGGAGCTGGCCCGGCGCGAGGACGACTCGCGCGCCGTGGCCGGCTCGGTGACCCTGACGGCCGCCGTCGTGAGTCTGGTGGGCGTGGGTTTCCTGCTCTCGGACGCACACCGGACGACCGGAACGGCCGAGATCCTGCTGACCGGACTGGCGGTCGCGACCGTCGCGGCCTCGTGGCTGCTGGTACAGACGGAATACACGCTGCACTACGCCCGCCGGTACTACCGTGATGGCCGGGGCGTGCGCTTCGCCCACGGCGCCGGCGAACTCGACGAACCGACGTACTGGGATTTCGCGTATCTGGCAGTCACGATCGGCATGACGTATCAGGTCAGCGACACCGATCTGAACACACGGAACATGCGCCGCCTGCTGCTGGGCCACGCGCTGCTCTCGTTCATCTTCGGTACCGTCATCATCGCCGCGACCATCAACGGCATTGCCGGGCTGATCCAGTAG
- a CDS encoding C39 family peptidase, translating to MNRALSLTALLVIPALAACTSQAQAALPARLSLSGVGYEAQGFNNCGPVTAKVILGYHGTVVTQAQAAKALKDDSRDVEVSTQELAAYLEEKGLKTQIRYAGTPALLRSLIAAKLPVVVQQRLKVNDNTSHFRTVYAYTADSFTASDSLLGPKLTLNTGRFTELWDYYNGEYLVAYPAAREADVKAILGRDWDERANWTRLRDEMTARTGKGTATAFDWWGLGQARLALGDNESAAQAFDRAVDIGVPLQYHWYRQGALLAWNRTGQGAKTRAIAERILSRQPGIKEIEAAVRGAGAE from the coding sequence ATGAACCGTGCCCTGTCCCTTACAGCCCTTCTGGTGATACCGGCACTGGCCGCGTGTACGTCTCAGGCACAGGCGGCGCTGCCTGCCCGGTTGAGCCTGAGCGGCGTGGGGTACGAGGCCCAGGGCTTCAACAACTGTGGCCCGGTGACGGCGAAGGTCATCCTGGGCTACCACGGCACGGTCGTGACCCAGGCCCAGGCAGCGAAGGCCCTGAAGGACGATTCCCGTGATGTCGAGGTCTCGACGCAGGAGCTCGCCGCGTATCTGGAAGAGAAGGGACTGAAGACCCAGATCCGTTACGCGGGAACGCCGGCCCTGCTGCGGTCGCTGATCGCCGCGAAGCTGCCGGTGGTGGTGCAGCAGCGGCTGAAGGTGAACGACAACACCTCGCATTTCCGGACGGTGTACGCCTATACGGCGGATTCGTTTACGGCGAGCGATTCGCTGCTGGGGCCGAAACTCACGCTGAACACGGGGCGCTTCACGGAGCTGTGGGACTATTACAACGGTGAATATCTGGTGGCGTACCCCGCCGCTCGGGAAGCCGACGTGAAGGCCATCCTGGGCCGCGACTGGGACGAGCGGGCCAACTGGACACGCCTGCGCGACGAGATGACGGCCCGCACCGGCAAGGGCACTGCCACCGCCTTCGACTGGTGGGGGCTGGGACAGGCGCGGCTGGCCCTGGGGGACAACGAGTCGGCGGCCCAGGCCTTTGACCGCGCCGTGGATATCGGGGTGCCCCTGCAGTACCACTGGTACCGGCAGGGAGCCCTGCTCGCGTGGAACCGCACCGGGCAGGGCGCCAAGACACGGGCGATTGCCGAGCGCATCCTGTCGCGGCAGCCGGGCATCAAGGAGATCGAGGCGGCGGTGCGTGGAGCAGGGGCGGAATAG